DNA sequence from the Vicia villosa cultivar HV-30 ecotype Madison, WI linkage group LG3, Vvil1.0, whole genome shotgun sequence genome:
GTGCCTCCATCTCCAAATCTATGGGTTATTTCAATTTTCTGTCAAACAATGCCTTAAATATAGAGGTAGATAGTTTTATAGTGTTTAGATTTGTAAGGAAGTTTTATGGGTAGGTGAAACGTGTTCAAAACTTAGGTAGTTAAATAAAGGGTAAAAtggaaaatgaaaatatttatagTGTGATGGTAATGGTGGTGGAGTTGAATTGGATTCTAGTTCATGTTCATTAGAAAATTGAGAAGTTGAATCATTAGAGTTAGAATTTACCTCATGTAATGTCAAGTCAGACTCTTGGATATGAGCAAATTTAGGAATGGTCTTTCTTCTTGTATATACTAAATTCTTCCCATATCTTACATTAGTTTCATCTTTTTCAAAGTCACGTTCAGTTCCAAGAGTAAGGTCACGAAGTATAAGGGATTCATCTTCCTTATTTAGATTCCCCCTAAAAATGAGATTGAACGAAATAACTTTCTTATTCATGAAAAGTGACATCTCGAGAGACAAAAACTTATGAGATGGTGGATGATAACATTTGTAATCTTTTTGGATGAAAGAATATCCTATAAAGATACACTTTAAGGCTCTAGGACTAGGTTTTCCTCCACCATCACTAAGAATATGGACAAACAATGTACACCCAAATATCCTATGAGTTAGGTTTATAGAGGTAGACACATTAGAATAAAATGATGATAAGACTTCCATAGGAGTTTTGAAGGTAAGGACAGTATAAGGCAGATAATCATGCGATACGATGCAGTTAAAACTGCCTCACCCCAATATTTTTGGAAACTTTATTTTGAAATATCATGTCACATGTTTGGTCTAACAAATGCCCATTTTTTCTTTCAGTAATGTTATTTTGTTGGAGTGTTTTAACACATGAAGACTCATGAATGATACCTTCATTTTGACATaaagaatcaagataatgattaaATTAATCCTTGGCATTATCAAAATAAATCCTCTCAATACTCATACGAAATTGATTTTTCACCATAGAGAGAAATTGAAGAATCACATGACTATCCGAATACAATGAACTAGATAAAACGAAATAAATACTTGTTTGATAGCGAAAAAAGAAAAATACATGCTTGTGTTTAACAAACTCACACATATTATCATTTTCTgtgataaatatttttaatcgtGTTATTTAAATATCAAGATAagagaaaattaatattaatagatgtaaaataaatatatttttctattttgatattatgaattatgattgaatagatgtaatttaattttaaaattttcatttttaattttaattaaccctacaagtgaaaaaaaataaaaatagtagacACAACATAAGAGTAACACACACTATGAGCAACCTAAAAACAATGACAAAGAGGATTAGATGAGTGGACAACTTCTTACGTTAGGGTTTCGCTTTGTGTTGTGTTGTGTCTGACTCTTCTCTTCTACAACAcgcatctctctctttctctcaaacCTTCTATACGCTGCCGTTTCGATCCCTAATTTCACTCCACGCTCTTAACCCTAAATTCAAGAATCgttcttgtttttctttttctatcaAACCTTGTGGGAGAAAGCCTCGATAATGGATGAAGCTGGTGAGAGCGGAGATCCTATGGATCAGTTCCACCGTAACGAGGCTATATCAGCGGTGGCTGACGATGGTTTTTTAGCGGAAGAGGATGATGATTACGAGGATCTTTACAACGATGTTAATGTTGGTGAGGGTTTTCTTCAATCGTTGCGGAAGAACGATGATTCGGGTGTTAGAAATGATGGTGGTGAGGAGAAGAAGGTTCAATCGGGTTCTGTTGTAAAGGATCCGAGTGGGGTTGCGGTGGCTGGTGTCGGTGGTGGTGATGGGAGTTTGGGGGCTGTTGCTGGTGGGGATGAATCTAGGGTTTCTGGGAGAGTTGATGGGTTTCAGAATCAAGGGTTTAGAGGGGGGAATTCTGGAGTTGGATCGGGTTCGGGGATTGGTGGCGGTGGTGGTGGGATGAGGGTTGAATTAGGTCAAGCATCTGGGAAATTGAGTGAAATTGAAGAGCAGAGAGGTATTGATGGTGTTGGAGGGCAGGGAGTTGTGCAGTTGCAACAGCaacagcagcaacaacaacatggTGGTGTTGTTGGAAATGATGGTTTGGTGAGACAAGTTCAAGGTGTGGGTGTTGGTGGTGGTGTTGTTGGAGGGGTTAATCTTAATAGGGTTGGAGGAAATGGAGCTGGGAATAATGTGATTGCTATTAATAGTGTTAATACTGGAGGAGGTGGTGAAGGTGGTGGTGTTGTTGGTGGCGGAGGAGGCGGTGGAAGTACTGTGTTATTTGTAGGTGATTTGCATTGGTGGACTACTGATGCTGAGCTGGAAGCTGAGCTTTGCAAGTATGGACAAGTTAAGGAGGTGAGGTTTTTTGATGAGAAAGCTAGTGGGAAATCCAAAGGGTATTGTCAGGTTGAGTTTTATGAGGCATATGCAGCCACTGCTTGTAAGGAAGGGATGAATGGTTTTTTGTTTAACGGGAGGCCTTGTGTCGTTGCTTTTGCTTCGCCTTTTACTGTTAAGAAAATGGGAGAGGCTCAGAATAATAGGAATCAACAGGTGAACCAAGCTGCCGGAGGAGGGGTTAATCCGGGAAGGAGGGGGCCTGCTGATGTGGGGGCTAAACCTGGTGGTAGCAATATTGCGACGGGTGGTAACTATCAAGGTGGAGAtgggaataataataataataatagaggtTATGGAAGAGGTAATTGGGGGAGAGGGAACAATCCTGGGATGGGGAATAGAGGGCCTGTTAATCCGATGAGGAACAGAGGTGGTGGAATGGGTGGCAGAGGTATTATGGGTAATGGTGGAAATGGATTTGGACAGGGTATTGGTGGTGCCCCGCCGATGATGCATCCTCAGTCAATGATGAATCAGGGTTTTGATCCTGCATTTGGGGGTCCTATGGGTAGAATGGGAGCCTTTGGAGGCTATCCTGGTGGTCCGGCACCTCCTTTCTCGGGGATGATGCCTTCATTTCCTGGTGTTGGAGGTGTTGGTCTGCCTGGAGTAGCACCTCATGTTAATCCTGCCTTTTTTGGAAGAGGGATGCCTGTGAATGGAATGGGAATGATGCCTTCGTCGGGTATGGATGGTCCCAATATGGGAATGTGGCCGG
Encoded proteins:
- the LOC131662262 gene encoding uncharacterized protein LOC131662262 produces the protein MDEAGESGDPMDQFHRNEAISAVADDGFLAEEDDDYEDLYNDVNVGEGFLQSLRKNDDSGVRNDGGEEKKVQSGSVVKDPSGVAVAGVGGGDGSLGAVAGGDESRVSGRVDGFQNQGFRGGNSGVGSGSGIGGGGGGMRVELGQASGKLSEIEEQRGIDGVGGQGVVQLQQQQQQQQHGGVVGNDGLVRQVQGVGVGGGVVGGVNLNRVGGNGAGNNVIAINSVNTGGGGEGGGVVGGGGGGGSTVLFVGDLHWWTTDAELEAELCKYGQVKEVRFFDEKASGKSKGYCQVEFYEAYAATACKEGMNGFLFNGRPCVVAFASPFTVKKMGEAQNNRNQQVNQAAGGGVNPGRRGPADVGAKPGGSNIATGGNYQGGDGNNNNNNRGYGRGNWGRGNNPGMGNRGPVNPMRNRGGGMGGRGIMGNGGNGFGQGIGGAPPMMHPQSMMNQGFDPAFGGPMGRMGAFGGYPGGPAPPFSGMMPSFPGVGGVGLPGVAPHVNPAFFGRGMPVNGMGMMPSSGMDGPNMGMWPDPNMGGWGGEEPGGGRAGESSYGEEAASEHQYGGEVSHDRPGWQNTTREKDRGSERDWSGSSERRYRDDRDPGYERDAPREKEVGHDPEWPERKHREDREVVVRERSRDRDREKSRDRDRERERGDRDRERDRYREDRDRYADHHRYRDREPEHEDEWERGRSSRTHSKSRLSQDEEHHSRSKDADYGKRRRLTSE